The genomic region AGAGGGCGCCGGTGCCAACGCCGATCTCGAGCAGCGTATCCACGGGCGGTATCAGCCCCAGCAGGCGGTCCAGGTAGTGCGGAACCGGCAGCAGCGTGCGGGACAGGACATCCCACTGCGCGGCATGCCGATCGAAAAATTCAAGGCTGCGCCTGCGCCTTGCCTCCAGGGCGAGCGCCACCGCAGCAAGATCGTCGTTTCGCTCCGGGAGCTTTTCCAGCTCCCGCTCGAATTCCGGACGGATGGCGCAGAAGAAGGCGTTTTCCTCCCCCGCCCGGTAGTAGCTCCAGGTCCCCTGGCGCTTGACCGACAGGACTCCCGCTTCGGTGAGGATCTTAAGGTGCCGCGAGATGCGCGACTGACCCATGCCGAGGATTTGTGTCAACTCCTGCACCGTGAGTTCGGCGCGCAGAAGCACCCCCACCAGGCGTAGGCGACAAGGGTCAGCCAGTGCTTTTAGTAGATCGATCATATCCATCAACCTTCGCGGTTCTATTAAATCAAGTTTTCTTGATATATCACGAGCGACAGCCGGTAGCAAGGCAAAAGCTGAATTATTTAACTCCAACCTTCGCACCTTAACCCGGGGCGGCGGGAGGGATGTTAACGACAAAAAATCCCCCTGCTGCTCTTTGGCGACAGGGGGATCTTGGCAGTAACGTCTGTTATCGCGGCAGAAATGCCGCTGCTACTCGGTGCGTGTTAGGCGGCTTCCTCGTGGGAGACCACAGCCGTTTCGGCGAAAAGCTCATCGAAAATCTCCTGCACGGTCTCGATTCGATTCGCTTTGTAGGCGTTGGTACCGCAGAAAATCAGGCCGCTGTCGACCTCGCCGCGCTGCGCACGGTCAAGGGACCTAACAATGCAGAAACGCTCGCCGCTTTCCTTGTAGGAACACTTCTTCAGGCAGCCGTGGCTGCAGGAGGAGGCGCGGTCCCGATCGTAGTCGATGATCCCCTGCTGGTTGGTCAGAATGGCGCGCCCGGGAAGGCCCGCCGGGCTCATGATGAGACCGATGTCCTCCTTCTTGCAGTCCAGGTAGGCCTGCTTGAAGGCGTCGTCGGCGTCGCACTCCACGGTGGTGACGAAGCGGCTCGCCATCTGCACCCCGTCCGCCCCTTCGGCCAGGGCATGCAGCACGTCGGCGCGGTCCCAGATCCCGCCGGCGGCGATAATCGGGATGTCGAGGTTGTACTCGGTGCGGAAGAACTCCTTGACGCCGCGCACGGTTTCGTACTGGTCATAATCACCGTTACCGATGTTTTCTATCTTTTCGCCCAGGTGACCGCCGGCGGTGTCGGGGTCCTCAACGACCACGGCGTCCGGGAGGCGGTTGTAGGCCTTGTCCCATTTCTTGGCGATCAGTTGCGCGGCGCGCACCGAGGAGACGATCGGGATCAGCGCCACGTCGGGAGCGTGAGCGGTAAGTCCCGGCAGGGTCAGAGGGAGTCCGGCGCCGCATACCAGCACCTTGGCGCCACCCTCGACGGCTGCGACGACCAGTTCCTCGAAATCGGTGAGGGCGACCATCACGTTGACGCCGATGATGCCGTCGGGTGCGATCTCGTAGGCCTTGCGCAGCTCCTCCTTGAGAGCGAGGGAACTGTTCTTGAGGTAGTTCGAACCGTTGAAAAACTCGCTGTTCAGGACGATGCCGGGTGAAGCGACCAGGCCAACCCCTCCGCACTTGGCTACGTGCCCCGCGAGAGATCCTGCCGAAATGCGCACTCCCATGCCGCCCTGGATGAGCGGGTAGCGTGCCTCGTGTTTTCCTATGCGTAACGGTTTAAACATGTCTTCCCTCCTGATCTGGACCAGCACGTTTACACATTACCAGAGAACGGTGTTTGCTTTTGTAATAGTAATGTAAAACGAAGCCCCTCACCGCCAATGAGATACCCCTTGCAAAAACGGACCTGCGATGCTACAGGTGGGTGCATGAAATCTCAAAGAAAACTCTCCAACCCGTTGATTGCACTGATAGGAATCCAGTTGATCTGGGTGGTCATGGTGATCTCCTGGGTCTACTGGTTCGTGGGCCGCAACAAGGAGTTCCGGCAGCTGGCGTTGCGCTACAAGCCCGAGCTCGTGGCCCAAGGGGTGGAGTGGCTGGTACTGGTCGAAGGACTCTTGATGCTGGTCGCCGTTCTCGTCGGCGTCTACGTCATCTTCCTGTACTGGCGACGCCAGGCGAAGCTCTACCTGCAGCAGCGCAATTACATCTCGCAGCTCACCCACGAGCTCAAGTCGCCGCTCGCCTCGATCCAGCTGCACCTGGAGACGGTGAAACTGAGGGACCTCCCCAAGGAGAAGCTGGACGGCTTCATCGACACCATGCTCTCGGACACGGACCGACTCAACGTGCTCATCAGCAACCTGCTGATGGCGACCAGGATCGAGTTTCGCCAGCTGGGAGAAAAGGCCCAAAAGACTGATTTTTCAGCGTTCGTCACCGAATACCTGGAGGGTAAGCGGGCGGAACTGCCGGAAGGAGGACGCCTCACCCTGGAGGTGGAACCGGGGATCTCGGCGGTCATCGACGTCGAGGGGATGGAGATGGCGCTTCGAAACCTGTTGGAAAATGCCCTGCTCTACTCGCCGGTATCCCCCGAGATACGTGTTTCGCTGCGGCGCAGCGGGAAGCAGTGCCTGCTCGACTTCCAGGACAACGGCAAGGGGCTCAAAAAGAGCGAGCTGAACAAGATCTTCGAGATGTTCTACCGGGTGCGCACCCCCGGGGAAAACATACGCGGGACGGGTCTTGGCCTCTACATCGTGAAGTCGGTGGTGAACGCCCACGGCGGCAAGATCGCCGTCAGCAGCGAGGGACTCGGCAAGGGGTGCACCTTCCACATCGCGCTGCCGCTTTCCGGCGGTCAGCAGCAACGAGGTTAGCGGCATGGCGGGAGAGAAGCCACAAATACTCCTGGTCGAGGACGAGATGCACCTGGCGCGGGGCATCACCTTCAACCTGGAGCAGGAAGGTTACCTGGTAAGCCACGTGGAAAGCGGCGAAGAGGCGCTGGAGAAAGTGAAGGTCGAGAAATTCGACCTCATTATCCTGGACGTCATGCTCCCGGGGATCGGCGGGTTTGAGGTATGCGAGAAAATACGGGCGCTGGACTCCAGGGTGCCGGTGCTGATGCTGACCGCGCGTTCCGCCGAAAGCGACCGCATCTACGGCCTGGCGGCCGGCGCCGACGACTACCTCATCAAGCCCTTCAACCTGAAGGAGTTCCTGCTGAGAGTATCGGGGATGCTGAGGCGCTCGGCCTGGTATCGCCCGGAGCCGGTGGAGGAAGGTTACCGCTTCGGCGACAACGAGGTCTTCCTCCTCTCCTACCGGGCGCGGACCCGGCAGGGGGAGATCGACCTGACCGACCTGGAGGTGCGCATGCTCTCCCTGTTCTTTCACCGGGAGGGGGAGGCGATCCCGCGCGGGGTGATCCTGGAGAACGTCTGGGGCTACTCGACCGACGCCGAGACCAGGACGCTCGACAACTTCATCGTGAGGCTGCGGAAGTATTTCGAGCCTGAGCCATCCCGCCCCATCTTCTTCCAGACCGTGCGCGGGGTAGGCTACCGGTTCAGCAGGAACCCTTAGCGCCAGCAATCCCCACCAAAGGGGGAGCGTCGCCAGCAATCTCCCTCCCCAGGAGGGGGAGGGTCGGGGTGGGGGAAAGACAAAGGAAAGCCGCCGTTATGAGGAAAACGCAAAAGGGCCCTCCGGAAAACCGGAGGGCCCTTTTTGGTTATAGCCGCCGCAGCTGTTACAGTCCGGCTTTTTCCCTGATGATGGCAGCCTTGTCGGTGCGCTCCCAGGTGAACTCGGGGAGTTCGCGGCCGAAATGGCCGTAGGCTGCGGTCTTCCTGTAGATCGGGCGCAGCAGGTCGAGCTGCTCGATGATGGCGCGCGGACGCATGTCGAACACCTCGCGCACGATCTCGGAGATGCGCTTGGACGGGATCTTCCCGGTGCCGTTGCAATCGACCATGACGGAGACCGGGTCGGCGACGCCGATGGCGTAGGCAACCTGGACCTCGCACCTTTCGCAGACGCCCGATGCCACCAGGTTCTTCGCGACGTAACGCCCCATGTACGCGGCGGAACGGTCCACCTTGCTGGGGTCCTTGCCGGAGAACGCGCCGCCGCCGTGAGCGCCGTGCCCGCCGTAGCTGTCCACGATGATCTTGCGGCCGGTGAGGCCGCAGTCGCCCATCGGGCCGCCAATGACGAAACGGCCGGTCGGGTTGATCAGGAACTTGGTGTTGGCGTCCATCAGGTTGGCCGGGATGATCTTCTTCACGACTTCCTCGATGATCCCTTCCTTGATCATCTCGTAGGAGACCTCAGGGGAGTGCTGCGAGGAGATGACCACCGTGTCGACGTGCACCGGCTTGTCGTCGATGTACTGGATGGAAACCTGGGACTTGGAGTCGGGACGCAGGAAATCGAGGACGCCGGTCTTGCGGACGTCGGCAAGACGCGCCACCAGCTTGTGGGCCAAAAGGATCGACATCGGCATCAGCTCGGGAGTCTCGTTGCAGGCGAAACCGAACATGAGGCCCTGGTCCCCTGCTCCTTGCTCCTTGAACATCCCCTCGCCCTCGGTGACACCCTGTGCGATGTCCGGGGACTGCTTATCGATAGAAGTGAGAACGGCACAGGTTTCCCAATCGAAGCCCATTGCCGAGTCGTTGTAGCCTATCTCGCGGATGGTCTCGCGGACGATCTTGGGGTAGTCAATTATGGCGTTGGTAGTGATCTCGCCGGCAATGACCGCCATGCCTGTCGTTACCATCGTTTCGCAGGCTACCCGTGACTTGGGGTCCTGTGTGAGGATGGCATCCAGAATGGCGTCGGATACCTGGTCCGCGACCTTATCCGGATGACCTTCAGAGACAGACTCGGAGGTAAAAATAAAATCCTTCATTTCCATGCAGTAAAAACCCCCCTTACGATATGTGCAGCAGGTAGCCTAAAACTGGGGAATTGTATAGTTGTCAATTCTCTTTGTCAATAATTAAATAGGGCAAATTTCAACCCTTTGGAGCCGAAAGGCAGAGGGAAAAAGTTTATTAATTGATTCAAAGAATTAATAGGATACAATCTGCCGTTATCTAGTCCCTTACCGCATACAGGGCGATTTCAACTGACGCAAATCGACACTACGTGCTCCTGCTGCCAGACTCCTCTTAAAGTTTTGACAGCGGGAGACCAAGGGAGAGGGGGAATGATGAGAGTATTGGTTTTGCTGCTTCTTTGCGCACTCATCGCCGGCTGCGGTTCCTCAGGCTCAACGGGAGGAAACGGCACAGATGGAAACGTCCTTGTGCCACAGCCAACACCCGCCCCGGTCCAGGTTGTGATCAGCACCAGCGGTCCCGCCCCCGACACGGTGCTCTATGCGGCGCAGTTCACGCTGGCCCTTCCCAGGGTGTTGACAGTCCCCGGCACAGCCGGCGAGCTGCTGTCGCCCGGCGTGCTGCAACCGGCGCTTGGCGGCAGTTTCGCCGGAGCAGGCTTGGTAGACGCAGGCGCGCAACCGGGACAAGTGCTGCTGGTCAATATCTCCCGCCACGGCGGATTCACCGTCGGCCCCCTGGCCACGCTGAACTGTACCCTTGCTCCCGGCGCCGGGGTCGCCTCCTCGGAAATCGTCCTCTCCGGCTTTTCCGCGCGGGACTCAAACGGCGCTCCCATCGCCGGCATCGTCCCCCACCTCGCCCTTAAAACGCAATGAGCGGCTGACGGAAAAACCGCCAGCCGCTCACGTTTGCCGCTGCAAGAGAGCCTGCCGCCCTCGCTACTCTTCGATAAGCCTGATGGAGTTGATGAACACCGGCTCGACCGGCACATCCTGGTGCCCCGCCTTATTGCCGGTCTTGACCTCACGAATGGCGTCGACCACGTCCATCCCTTCGATCACCTGGGCGAAAACCGCGTAGCCGAAACGGTCCGGGGTCTTGCCGGCGTGGTCGAGGAACGCGTTGTCCACTACGTTGATGAAGAACTGCGAGGTAGCGCTGTCCACAACCGAGGTCCTGGCCATGGCGAGGGTGCCGCGGACGTTCTTGAGACCGTTGGTGGCTTCGTTCTTGATGGCGAACTTGGTCTTCTTCGGCTGCATGCTCTCGTCCAGACCGCCCCCCTGCACCATGAAGTTCTTGATCACGCGGTGGAAGATGGTGCCGTCGTAGTAGGAGTCCTTGACGTAGGAGAGGAAGTTGCGAACAGAAATGGGTGCCTTGTCCTTGAAGAGTTCGATCTTGACGTTGCCCATCGAGGTCTCCATGAGGACCACGGGATTCTTTTCTTCAGTCATTGCTATTACTCCTTTTTATTTTGATTTATGACCAGTCATTGCAGTTGCAGTCTTCAATACCATACAACCACGGCCGGTGGAAACTTTTTCCTCAAAGTTGACGCGCTGAAGCTTGACGGTAATATGTAGCGACCACGAGTGTAACAGACCGAAACGAAACGGCAGCAGTCAGCCCATTTTAACAGGAGAAATTGATGCGATTAACCAGTTTCATGTTGTTGGCGGCACTAGCTATCTCAATCGTCACGACCCCTTTCCCTTCGGCTGCGGCGGAGCTGCAGACGCAACAGGTGGCCAAGGTGGGAGAACCCGCTCCCGATTTCACGCTGGAAGCCTGGGTAGGGACCGCCCCGGACAAGGAATTCAAGCAGATCAGCCTGAAGGAACTGCGTGGCAAGTGGGTCGTGCTCTTCTTCTATCCCATGGACTTCACCTTCGTTTGCCCCACCGAGATCAAGGGATTCAACGACGCCCTGGCACAGTTCGAGAAGCTGGACGCCGTGGTCTTGGGCGCCTCTACCGACAGCAAGTTCTCGCACCTCGCCTGGGTGAAGCGCGGCGACCTGGGGGCCCTTGGGTATCCGTTGCTCTCGGACATCAAGAAGGAGACCGCACGGAAGTACGGCTGCCTCGATGAAAAGGACGGGGTCGCGCTGCGCGCGCTCTACATCATCGACCCGCAGGGGGTGCTGCAGTACCAGGTGGTGCACAACCTGGATGTCGGGAGGAGCGTGGATGAGACGCTGCGCGTGCTGGAAGCGCTGCAGACCGGCTCGCTCTGCCCGCTGGGGTGGAAACCCGGTCAGAAAACCCTGGGAAAACCTTAAAACCAAAACCGTGGGCAAGGAGACGTAATTGCCCGCGAAGCGCTGCGCCAGGCCTGACGTTCCCCCCTTTGCGGAGGGGGGACAGGGGGGATTTTGCCTCTGAGGGCGTCCGCCCTCACCCCATCATCGCCTTCATCTTGGCGAAGAAATCTTCCGCGCTCTTCTCGGCCTCCTCGGGGGTTACTTCCTTCACCACGCCGCTTTGCTGCACGTTCAAGACTCCACCCGGTATCTCTTCGAGAAAGCGCGACGGCACGCGCTCCTCGAGCTTGCCGTACTTCTTCCTGAACAGCGTCCGGGTCATCACGAGCTGCTGCCGCGCCCGCGTGATCCCCACGTAACAAAGGCGCCGCTCCTCGTCGATGCTGTCGTCCTCGTAGATCGCCCGCTTGTGCGGCAGGATCTCGTCCTCCATGCCGACCAGGAACACGAAGGGGAACTCCAGCCCCTTGCTGGAATGCAGCGACATGAGCGTGACCGCGTCCTTGCCGTGCTCCTTCTTGTCTTTTCCGGAGAAGCGGTCCTCGTCCATCAGCGACACCTTCTCGATGAACCCACCCAGGGTCGCCTCGGGCACCCGTTCCTCGTAGGCCGCCATGGAGTTGATGATCTGCTCCACGTTCTCCACCTTGCGACGGGCGGCCTTCGCGTCGTCTATGGTGCGGAAGATCTCCTCTTCTATCTTCAGCTTCTCGAAAAGGGCCTTCCCCTTCTCGGCAAGCCCCCCCTCCGCCCTGAACGCTTCGGCGGCGTCCAATAGCGTGTGGTGGAAGGCGCGCACCTTATCCTTGATCACGTCGGAAATCCCCTCGACCTCCCCCACCCTGCTGAAGGCCTCGAATAGAGGGATCTCCTTTTCCAGCGACCACTGGTTGATGCGGATCACGGTGCTGTCGCCGATGCCGCGCTTGGGGAAGTTGACGATGCGCAAAAGCGCGACCTCGTCCAGCGGGTTCGCGATCACCTTCAGGTAGGAGAGCGAATCCTTCACCTCCTTGCGCTCGAAGAACTGGGTCCCCCCCACCAGGACGTACGGGATGTCCTCGAAGCGGAGCTGCTCCTCAAAGGCGCGGCTCTGGGCGTTGGTGCGATAAAGGATGGCGAACTGGCTGTATGGGACGTCCTTTTTGTAGCGCTCCAGCTGGATCCGCTCCACGACGCTCGTCGCCTCCTCCTCGTCGTCCTGCACGATGCAGAGATCGATGAGGGGCCCTTCCCCAGATGCGGTCCAAAGCCTCTTCACCTTGCGCACCTTGTTGTTGCCGATCACGCTGTTGGCGGCTTCCAGGATATTGCCGGTGGAGCGGTAGTTCTGCTCCAGCTTGATGGTCCGGCACCCCTTGAAGTCCTTCTCGAAGTCGAGGATGTTGCCGACGTCCGCGCCGCGCCAGCCGTAGATGGACTGGTCATCGTCGCCGACGACGCAGAGGTTGCCGCACCCGGCGGCCAGAAGGTTCACCAGGAGGTATTGGGAGGAGTTGGTGTCCTGGTACTCGTCCACCATGATGTAGCGGAAACGCTCCTGCCAGTGCTTGAGGACCGGTGGATGCCGCTCCAGAAGCTCCGCCGTCAGCATGATGATGTCGTCGAAGTCGATGGCGTTGAACGCCTTCAGGGCGGACTGGTAGCGCGGGTAGACGAGCCCCGCCATCATGTCGATGTCGTCGGTCGGGTTGGGGGTGAACCTGTCCGGCGGGATCAGCTTGTTCTTCGCGCCGGAGATACGCCAGATGATGCTTTCGGCGTCGTACTTCTTGCTGTCGGTATTGACCTCGCGAACGATCTGGCGCACGAGCCCCACCTGGTCCGCGGTGGAATAGATGGAGAAGTTCTTTTTGTAGCCAAGACGCTCTATGTCCCGTTTCAGCACCCGCACGCCGAGCGAATGGAAGGTGGATAGAACGATCCCCTTGGACTGCTTGCGCCCCACGAGTTGCTCCACCCGCTCCTTCATCTCTTTCGCGGCCTTGTTGGTGAAGGTGACGGCGAGGATCTGGTCGGGGGGCACTTTCTTGTCCAGGATGAGGTGCGCGATCCGGTAGGTGATGACCCCGGTCTTGCCGGAGCCGGCGCCTGCGAGGACCAGCAGGGGCCCCTCCGTGTGCTTTACGGCGGCCAGCTGTTCGGGGTTCAATCGTGACAGGTCGAGCATTGAATCCTCTTCAAAAGCGAGTACTTCCGCAGGCAAGGCGGCTGGTGCTCCCGCGGAGCGGACGAAAAAAGAGCCGCGACCAGGAAGGCGCGGCCCAACATAGTTACCAGAACGGCAGGCCCAATGCAAGCCGCTATATCCGTCCCGGTTTCAATCGCCGCCGCGCTGTGCTATAAAGCTTCCTTCAGCGCAGGAACTCCCCTCCCCGCCCCCTCGAATAAGGGGCCGGTATGGGTCGCCCGCACAGCAAAGAGATCAAAGACCGAAAGAGGTTCACGGAAATGGATAAAACTGCCGCAGCTGAAAGGATCAAGTGGCTTGCTTCCGAGATCGAGCGCCACAACCGGCTCTACTACGAACAGGACATGCCGGAGATAACCGATGCCGAGTACGATGCGCTCTTCCGCGAGCTGAAGGAACTTGAAGCCTCCTATCCCGACCTCGCCCTCCCCGATTCGCCGACCGGCAGGGTAGGCGGACGCCCGGTGGCCAAATTCGCCCAGGTGCGCCACACAACTCCGATGCTCTCGCTGGAGAACGCTTTCTCGGAGCAGGACATCGTCGAATTCGACGACAGGGTGAAACGCTTCCTGGGGCTTTCCAGCACAGCAGAAATCGGATATGTCTGCGAGCCGAAGATGGACGGAGTCGCAGTGGAGCTGGTGTACCGGGACGGTCTCTTGGCCATCGGCTCCACCCGCGGCGACGGGCTGGTGGGCGAGGAGGTGACCCAGAACCTGAAAACCATCAAGGACATACCGCTTAGACTGCAGACGGAAGAGCCTCCGGAACTCTTGACGGTTCGGGGCGAGGTATACCTGCCGCTGGAACCTTTCCGCAAGTTCAACCAGGAGCGCGAGGAGGCGGGGGAGCCCCCCTTCGCCAACCCGAGGAACGCGGCGGCAGGGTCCCTGCGCCAACTCGACTCGAAGATCACCGCGAAGCGGCCGCTCAGCATTTTCTGCTACGCCCCGGGCGAGGTGGACGGAGTAGCCTTTGAATCGCAGAGCCATTTCCTCGGCACCATACCCGCCTGGCGCATACCGGTGAACCCGCTGACCCGCCTCGTCCCGGGCGTCCAGGGGGTGCTCGATTACTACCACGAGATGATGGAGCAACGAGACGACCTCCCCTACGAGATCGACGGGGTTGTGGTGAAGGTGGACCAGTTCTCCCTGCAGCGCGACCTGGGAGAGAAGAGCCGTTCTCCGCGCTGGGCCATCGCCTGGAAGTTCCCTCCGCGCCAGGCGACCACGGTGGTCAACGACATCGTCCCCCAGGTGGGACGTACCGGCGTCATCACGCCTGTCGCGCACCTTGAGCCGGTGAACGTCTCTGGCGTGATGGTGTCCCGCGCAACGCTGCACAACTGGGAGGAGATGGAGCGCAAGGACATCCGCAGGGGCGACACCGTAGTCGTGGAGCGCGCCGGAGACGTCATTCCCGCCGTGGTGCAGGTGCTGGTCGAGAAAAGGCAGGGACGCGAGACCCTGCTCCCGGTGCCGGAAGCATGTCCTGTCTGCGGCGGCGAGGTGGTCAGGATCCCGGGCGAGGTGGCAGTGCGCTGCGTCGGCCTCAACTGTCCCGCTCAGCTGTTGGAGCGTGTGAAGCATTTTGCCGCCCGCCGCGCCATGGACATAGACGGGCTGGGGGAGAAGTTCATCGAGCAGCTTCTGAACCTCAAGCTGATACGGAACGTCGCCGACATCTACCGGCTGACGGAAGACGACTTCATGCAGTTCGAGCGCATGGGGAAGAAGCTGGCCGAGAACCTGTTGAATTCGATCGCTGCAAGCAAGGAGCGGGAGCTTTCCCGTCTGATCTTCGCGCTCGGGGTACGGCACGTCGGGGAGCACACTGCGAAGCTTTTAGCCAGCGCCTTCGGGAGCCTCGAAAACCTGGCGGCGGCAAGCGAGGAGGAGTTGACCTCCATCCGCGAAGTCGGCCCCCAGGTGGCGGCGAGCATCGCGGATTTCTTCAAGAGCGAGGAAAACCTGGAGGTGCTCAGGGAGTTGAAGGAGCACGGGGTGAATCCCAAGGCGGAAGAGAAGCGGGTGGGCGGCAGGTTCACCGGTAAGACCTTCGTCTTCACCGGCGCACTGGAGAAGTTCACCCGCGACGAGGCGAAGAAGAGGGTGGAATTGGAGGGGGGGCATGCCGCTGGCTCCGTGTCCAAGAAGACCGACTACGTCGTCGCCGGCGCCGAAGCCGGGAGCAAACTCGAGAAGGCGCAGCAGTTGGGCGTGCGGGTGTTGAGCGAGGATGAATTTCTGGAGTTGATGCGGTAGCGTGTCAGCGGTGTTCTTTGCGGTAGCGGTAGAGCCTCTCGGTGAAGCCCCCCTTTTCGGCGAAGTCGCTCGCCAGCCGGTCCATCTGGTGCTTGAGCAGATAGCTTGCCTGGTGCGTCAAGCAGAGCATGATATTGGCGCTCATTTCGGCGCTGGCGGTTTGCAGCACATGCAGCGCAGACAGCAGCGGTTCGTCGAAAAACTCTGACCTGTCTGACCTGTCTGACCTGTCTGACCTGTCTGACCTGTCTGACCTGTCTGACCTGTCTGACCTGTCTGACCTGTCTGAGTGGTCTGACTGGTCAGACAACCCTGCTCCCCTTTTCAGCTTCCCTGCCAGCCTGGCCCGCATGGCGCGCACGCGCGCCGAATCCTTGTCCCAAATCTCAAGCCGGTTCTGCCGCAGGTAGTCTTCGTAGTCCCGGATCAGCTCGCCCAGGCTGGCCCGGGCTACGCCGGTCAGCTTCAGCTCAGTCTTCTTCGAAGTCCCCGAGGCCAGCGAACCTTCGGCTATGTTCTGGACCCCGCTGCGGGCGGCCTGCACCATCTGGTCGTGGGTGCGCGAGCGCTTCTGCACAAACCGGTCGCAAAAAAGCACGGTCCCGTCATAGGCCGCCAACGCTACCGCGAAACTGCGCAGCTTCCGGAAGCCTCCATGAGGCAGTATGAGCTCGCAAGCCTGGTCCATATCGGCTCCCCGTAGTTTCCCTCACTTGGCGAGCTTCGCCGTCAACGCCGGGACGAACTGCATCACATCGGCCACTACCAGCACGTCGGCCACCTCACCGATCGGGGCCTCTTTGTCCTTGTTGACGGCTACGATGAAACCTGACTTCTTCATCCCCGCCAGGTGCTGTATCGCTCCGCTGATC from Citrifermentans bremense harbors:
- the ligA gene encoding NAD-dependent DNA ligase LigA, which gives rise to MDKTAAAERIKWLASEIERHNRLYYEQDMPEITDAEYDALFRELKELEASYPDLALPDSPTGRVGGRPVAKFAQVRHTTPMLSLENAFSEQDIVEFDDRVKRFLGLSSTAEIGYVCEPKMDGVAVELVYRDGLLAIGSTRGDGLVGEEVTQNLKTIKDIPLRLQTEEPPELLTVRGEVYLPLEPFRKFNQEREEAGEPPFANPRNAAAGSLRQLDSKITAKRPLSIFCYAPGEVDGVAFESQSHFLGTIPAWRIPVNPLTRLVPGVQGVLDYYHEMMEQRDDLPYEIDGVVVKVDQFSLQRDLGEKSRSPRWAIAWKFPPRQATTVVNDIVPQVGRTGVITPVAHLEPVNVSGVMVSRATLHNWEEMERKDIRRGDTVVVERAGDVIPAVVQVLVEKRQGRETLLPVPEACPVCGGEVVRIPGEVAVRCVGLNCPAQLLERVKHFAARRAMDIDGLGEKFIEQLLNLKLIRNVADIYRLTEDDFMQFERMGKKLAENLLNSIAASKERELSRLIFALGVRHVGEHTAKLLASAFGSLENLAAASEEELTSIREVGPQVAASIADFFKSEENLEVLRELKEHGVNPKAEEKRVGGRFTGKTFVFTGALEKFTRDEAKKRVELEGGHAAGSVSKKTDYVVAGAEAGSKLEKAQQLGVRVLSEDEFLELMR
- a CDS encoding four helix bundle suffix domain-containing protein; translated protein: MDQACELILPHGGFRKLRSFAVALAAYDGTVLFCDRFVQKRSRTHDQMVQAARSGVQNIAEGSLASGTSKKTELKLTGVARASLGELIRDYEDYLRQNRLEIWDKDSARVRAMRARLAGKLKRGAGLSDQSDHSDRSDRSDRSDRSDRSDRSDRSDRSDRSEFFDEPLLSALHVLQTASAEMSANIMLCLTHQASYLLKHQMDRLASDFAEKGGFTERLYRYRKEHR